One Carcharodon carcharias isolate sCarCar2 chromosome 22, sCarCar2.pri, whole genome shotgun sequence genomic window, ACTCAGCACAGAATAACTTTAGTCAAGGTTGGACAAGCAACAAATCACAGTGACTGCCATAACTTGTCTGAATTTAATCCCTGGAGGACAATGGCACACAGCACATATGTTATCCTTATTTGACAATCTTCTCAGAGGTCTAAGGAATGGCTGGTTTCCCATACTGAAGGTGAACATTTAACATGAATGTAGACTTTTACTAAGGAGGTGAACAGGATATGTCTGTCATATCCGGAGTGCAATGACTGTGCTTGAATTCCACGTGGATCCACAGCACTATTACATGTCCCAAGTTTATTTCCTTACATTTCCCTGATGTTGATGCAGCCTTCAAGCCCAAATAACAAATTGGCTTGTGTGGCTGCGGCACCTGCACTATGCACGCAAGGCCAGCTAACACTGGGGCCATGCTCCACTTTGTAGTATGCCATGTACAAGCAGCATTGGTATGAGGCCTCCAAGCAAATCTCGAGGGCACACTGAGCACTAAGCAATGGGCTTTAGTACTTAAAATAAAGCATCTCACTAACATGTTAACTTGATTTCCACTTACATTTTGACACATGTATCACCCAGGCATAATCATTTCTTTTAATTTACTGTTATTGTTGTTTAACTGGTATCTGAAGAAGCCAACTGCAACTATATGAAACTTACAGATATTTGTAGGCAATCGCACCTCTAATAGTTCTCAGATGTATCAACTTTCTGACTGAATCATTCTACAGTCAATTTGACTTGACAAAAAGGTAGCACTACAACAAAGTTACATTGTCTGAAAGGAAAATTTGCTTCCATTTCTTCTCTGGAAAATAAATAGTATTTGCAAAAGTTAAGGGGTGACAGAACTCAAAAACTTTTCACCAAATGGAGGATTGTTAGCTCATATAGGAATTCTTTATATTCATTTACAATTATTAATGACGGAGATTCTTCCTCAAAAATTCAGCTGTTCTAGAAAGTTAAGATTACTTCACTGTCTGTCTGTTAATTAAAAATTGATTAAAGAGAGTGTATTTTGAGCACTTATGATAGTTCATTGAGGTGATTGAGTGATTAGCTTTAGCTTCAGAGGTTAAAGACATCCCAAATAAATCCTTGGTCTGTGCCAAGTTAGCTGATCTCTGGTGCTGGcacacttggatgagggaagggaGAAAATCAACTAAGATTCTGGATCTCGAACTGCCCTTCAGTGAAAACCATGAGCCAACGCTCAAGATCAAGATTCCCTTTGGCTCTAGGAGATAACAAATATCCATGGAATTTTACCAGGGAAGGATAGCGCTGTAATTCTAACTTTGCTGCCTATGAGGTAACTTGTTGGAGCAGATCGGGAGGGAATTATAAAGGTCAGGCAGCCTGTTCCAGCAGGTTATTCAAGAGACAGTGAAGTAAAAATGACCCTTGAGTTCAGGGCAGAACTCAAGCAATATCGATGTAGAAAAGCCGTAAATGGAAGGAAAGGGAATAAATAATGGATCCTGAGCCCCTTCAACCTTGGAGGAATTTGCGATCTTAATAATGGAAATGTAGAAGATATAAAGAAGTGGATAAACAGAGAGCGAATCTCTCTtttagtttgtgtgtggctgGAAAAATTGAGGACCACGAGGACTTCATGTAATGGTCATTTCAATTACTTAAAATTGAATTTGGTGCTAAAAATTATAATATGAAAACAATTTTACTCACATTGGGCCTCAAGTGTCCCCCAGGACTCTGCTGTCACCGTTTTTAATGAGCAATTATGAAATATATCATCTGATTCACTTAGATTacagcaccaacaccacaacTCGCACTTTTAAATTATAACATTTTTAGGGAGATAGCTTTCATTTTGTCTACATTTTTAAGCAGGTAAGACACCACCATCCAACTCAAAAAGATTTGACAATAATCGTCCCACATAATTACTAATTTACGTCTACGCTCAATTAGCTGGGAATTAACCATTATTTATCTCTTCTGTTAATCCTCTTTAATCAAATGGGCTTAAACAAGGCATGTTAGAAAGAGGAATGTAAATCTTGCTTTTTATTCTGTAAACATACAAGGCACTGTTTTCTTAAGGAATGGGAAATACCTTTAATATTTTAGGCTGGTCTTACATGTGGTTTTCTACATCCTAAATGTGGACGCATGATACTACGTCATCATCCTCAGCTCAAATGAGCAACTGTGCAAATATTTACTTCATTctgaaataatttaaaaacatcagcagaaagagaaaatgctggaaacattcagcaggtcaggcagcatcgatAGGGGGAGGAAGGTCTGGTTAATGTTGCAGGTTAATGACCTTTTATCAGTttggctctgatgaaaggtcactgacctgcaATGCTAATCTTATTTACTTCTGTCTGCAAATGCTTCCTGGCAGGTTAAGGGTTTCCAGAATATTCTGCCAgtgtttcaggtttccaacatctgcaatattctgctttcagccaggcagagtcagcatggtttcgtgaaagggaaatcatgcttaaccattttattggagctctttgaagaagtaacataggctgtggataaaggggaaccagtggatgtactgtatttagatttccagaaggcatttgataaggtgccacatcaaagaatattgcaaaaaacaaaagctcatgttgtagggagtaacattttggcatggatagaagattggctagctgacaggaaaacaagagggtaggcataaatggcagGATGTAATCAGCGGTGTGCCAcaatgatcagtgctgggacctctgTTTTTTACGATTTATATATATGACTTGGATaagaaggaggctacaaagggataagtaagttaagtaagtgggcaaagatctgacaaatggggtataacgtgggtaaatgtgaaattgcccattttggcaggaagaataaaaaagcatattatctaaatggtgagagattgtagagctctgtgattcagagggatctaggtgtcctagtgcatgaatcacaaaaggctagcatgcaggtacagcaagtaactaggaaagctattagaatgttatcatttattgtgaggggaattgaatataaacatagggagattatgcttcagttgtacaggtcactggtgagaccacatctggaatactgtgtatagtattggacgccttatttaaagaaggatgtaaatgaattggaagcagttcagagaaggtttactagattaataccaggaatgggtaggttgtgttatgaggaaaggttggacaggtacaaccttgtgtccactggagtttagaagagtaagaggtgacttgattgaaacttttaagatcctgaggggtcttgacagggtgggtatggagtggatgtttcctcttgtggggagaatgtagaactaggggtcactgtaaAGGTATAAGACATTGCCcatttgggacagagatgaggacaattttttttctctcagaggatagtcagtcttggaactctcttcctcaaaaggcagttaaagcagagactttgaatatttttaagacaaagctagatagattcttgataaacaaggaggtgataggttattggcggTAGGCGGGAAGTTACAATCAGGTCaacaatgatctaattgaatggtggaacaggcttgagggctactcctgctcttaatttgtatgttggTTTGAATAGAACGTGGACAGTCTGGCCTGTGAGAACTggcattttttatttttggaaAAGGCTCTGTGCTTAATCAAATTTGTTGCTAAATGTCATAAAATTGGGCTCTTTGAATATTATTGCATGCACCCTTTAACAGAGGCATGTGCTGGCTCGCTATCTTATACAGGGGTTGACACTTCTGTAACAGTGCCCAATAGTTCTCAATAGGCAAACGCCTAGCACAGCTCCCGTGATTGTTCACTGGATAAGATCATCATCGTGGTACAGAGCAGGAAGTCCCGAAATTTGAactagggtctgtgctgagttcacTAACCTCAGTTAGGATGGCTGTCAGGGCACTGCAGTTGACTATTGACTAGTTAGGAATCCTGGTCCTGATTGCTATACATAAGTAACAATACTTAGGACAGGATAAGGCTTAGCTGGGCACTCAAACCCATTAATGTGCCTTCAAGCTTAACATTGCTAAGAATTATGCTCTCCCAGAGAAACTGATACATTGTTGTTAAAGGGCTCACAAAAAAGAACAAACTGTGAATATATCATATGTATTCTATAGTGCCATTGTGGAGTTACCTCAGAATGTGTGAAGCAGAAAGTCAAATTTGGAATTGTCTTCCATTGCTTGATTGAAGTGTATCCCCTTCATATATAGTTCTCAATCTCCTATTCCATTAAAATATAAAGAAAGATTGCTTGTGCCAATGATTCTAATACAGTGAAGGacggtccaccatctacaaggcacaagtcaggagtatgatggaatactctccacttgcctggatgagtgcagctccaacagcactcgagaaactcaacaccacccaggacgaagcagcccacttgactggcaccccatccaccaccttcaacattcactccctccaccactgactcagtggcagcagtgtgtaccatctacatgatgcactgcagcaactcaccaaggctcctttgacagcaccttccaaacccgcgaccactaccatctagaagggcaaggacaacagatagatgggaacgtcaccacttggaagttccactccaggttacacaccatccttacttggaactatattgcattcgtccactgtcactgggtcaaattcctggaaatccctttctgacagcagtgtgggtgttcctacaacacatggactgcagcagttcaagaaagcagctcaccactgccttctcaagggcaactagggatgggcaataaatgttaattTAGCCatcgactcccacatcccatgaacaaataaatatttaaaaatccaAGTCTTCGATAGCAAAATAGCTgaacatcaaagacatcctgaaaAGGTTTTATAAAAGCAATAAAATGACAGTGAATACAAAGGGTGAATACACTTTTAGTCAATGTTTTGAAAGATGTTTATACTTTATCAGCCCTAATGCTTTACTTTATACAAAATATTAAGACTTTGTAAATCCATCTTCTTTTCTTTGGAGTTGGTACCTTTGACCTTCTCTATCACAGTGCATTTCTGGATTTCTTCACATTGCTTTTAATTCACTCTGGAGCCTTGTTTCCAAGGACACTTTGTGTTACAATGCCTGTAGAGACTGATAAACTTTTCCAAAGAAAGGGATCACCGCCACACCAACAGAAAGAAAACCGATGGACAagatttaacttttaaaaattcttacTGTAACAAGCCAGTTCAAAACAATGTAACTCAAACATTCATGAACAGTTGAATGATATCTCAAATTAAAAGGTAAATTTCATTTTAAGTAGTTGATGCAACAAAGATATGTTTCATGTAGTTACAAGCACTCACATTACTTCCTGCACAAATGTAACACCACGTACAGTCTCACAGTCTTTCCTACTTGGCCTCTGGTACACAGGGTCTCTCACTTCCCACACAGTGGATTTGGCCTTGAGTCACTTTCACCGGCAGTCATATCCTATTCCAATTTTCCCAAATACAATTGACACCCAAAGAGCACACCTCTGCAGAACCTCCCCAGCTAGGCTCACAAAATTTGGTGGCACAGAATCCCCAATGACTCCCTTCTCTGAGCTCTTTGAATGGTCTGGTTGGCTCTGGCAAAACTGAAACAGCCACGATGGTCTTGTCCAATTCACAATCTTTGATCTGCCTGTTTTCAGCTTTCTGTTCTTTAAACACACATAGCTCCTTCTAAAAGTGTCTCCTCCGATCCTCTCAACAGTGGGTTCTGTTCTACACACAGATATGTCTCATTTTATGTTCTGAACGGCAGATTCTGTGAGCAGCTGTAATTCATCGTTAATTAGCTTTCTATTTACTCTATTTGTTTTAAACTTTCATCTCCATAGCAACCTCTGGTCACATGGGCATTTCTTGGAGCCAAAATGCTTGCGAGGAAGTCCAATTATACCCCTTTCAGAATACGCCCCAGTTTCACTTTAGAAGTAAAGGGGCAGCactcaaaataaaaatataggTTTTTCCCAAAGCACAGGGGTCATTCCATTTGTACAAGTGAGTTTTAGGGCTAGTAGTGTGAAATTGATTTCAATATTTACAGATATTTTGTCCAAATTCTGTCCCGTTTACAGTTATGACATGTAAAGTTCATTCAAAATACTGGTTTCAGGAATCCCAGAAATTTCATTTCCGAGCATTtctcattctttcttttcagaagtCCCAAGATTTCAGAGTGCCAAACAATAGTGTTCTCTTTCTGCGGCCACTGCTGCCAATATATTAGCCCCTGGATTAGATAATGGCACCCATAGCATTGTTGCTTTAAGTCACAAAATTGGGACaaggtgttagaatcatatctctcaggacaattttttttcaaaaatatggATGGACATTGCATTCTCTGGACACTTGGAAACTGACCTAGATTGTTTTTAACACGGCCATAATTCACCTTTGGACTGGGAGCAAGCGTGCCTTTtctaagaaatcacctgaccagctTGCTGCTTGAGGGGAAGAGCTGTTTGCTTGAATGCActtcaattattttaattgattgGGGGGGAACTGGTTTAAAGGCAAAAGCTAGTGATTTATTGAAAATCACATGACATAGATGAGCTTTAAGTTTACAACTTGCTTTTTGAATTCAGTTGGGAATGAAATGAGATAGGGAAAAGCTGCCCAGCTCGCATTCTCTTTGCCTTGCCTGAAGCCTTGTGATTGTCGGTATCCAGCTAAGAATTATCCTCTCAGTGGAACTTATCTGTCTTTGGAAACCTgagagactgagatgagaaggattgATCCGGCTCTATTTTCCTCCAGGCCGAAGCTCCATTGGTGAGAGCCTCCAGGCCTCTATTGGGGCTAACGATCTGTCTTAACTCATGGGTTCTCCAGATCAACAGTGTCAAAACCTTGCAAACTTTATCCATTAAAAAAAAGTCTATTCCCCAAAGCCCACCTCTGCAGAGACCCAATCAATTTGTcctttgtatgtttgtgtgtgtttgtgtgctgggtatttttaaaagggatagatagttatacttacAGATTACAATTGCGtattaaccagttcttgcaacttgttttacaaaagaagtttcattttataataaatcaatcattctgagtttgtTGAAAGAAGCCTGATTGAAGTCTCTTTTATTTTGGGTCTGACAGTAGTGGAGGTAAATAATTGGTCATTTTTATGAGTGAATTAAACTTTTTAAGCTAATAGTGCAATCTGCgaagtagtggggctagataaactgtgcactcctcccatcccggtcataACAAAGGAGACATAAATGCAAATTAACAATTTTAAACATAGAATCAATATCAAGAAAATTCTCTTTCACACATAAACTGATCATGTGGAATGGATGTCTTGGAAGATTAGTAGAATCCTCTAAGAAACAACTGGATACCGAAATGAAGCACTTTTGGATTTTCTAGATGCTGAACTaagatggtctgaatggccttcttcatttgtaactacCGTGGGAACTTATTTGGCAGGTCAACAGAATTTAACACAACACGGTGGTGACATTTCACCGAGGTTACATTGGTCAACTGAAATCGTGAGTCAACATGGCACCAGTGCAAGACCACAACACTGCAATAATTCGAAGGAAAGCTTCTATTCTCCACGATAAATAACAATGTTCTTATCCGTTTCGTACACCTTTACTTCATACAGTAGATTTGGTGGGAGACGTTTTTGAAGTTTGTCCCAGATGAAGATAGCTACATTTTCAGTAGTACTAGGCAAAAAGGTAAGAGGATTAGTTCTACTAATTGCTCACCAATTCATTCAACCTAGTAGCTTCTTCCTAAGGGTGTATTTATAACAATGGGTGTTGCATTTATGCAAAGTGGGTTCAGGTTGGGCCTGAAtacatacgtgtgtgtgtgcgtgttacatTATGCACTTTAAATTTTTGCACCCGAGGGTTTAAAATCAACATGTCTGTAAGGTTCACCCCAACATTCGATCAAAAATTTTGCTACCATTCCAAGCATTATGCACTTAATTACTCATTAAAATAACAACCTTTAGTTGGAGAAATATCTGATAACATTTATCCAGCATTAAGAGTTTAAGCACTTAACACCTATCGAAGTTGCTCCATAGGGTCTCAGAAACGACCTAATCTTCATATCAAATTTGTTTTGTAAGCTTATGATTTTTAATCTGGAGAGACTGTCAGAGGGAAATTATCAGAGAATCTCTGAAAGATTCAAGGAGTCTCAAGGTCTGGGCAGGAAGATGTTGGTGAGAATTTCTCAGAATCAGCCCAGGAAGGTCACTTGAAGTAAGTGATAATAGGCTTTGCGACCATTGCTGTCTTCTACATGAGAAAAGGTGGCAAAGGCAACTACCTCTTGAAGCCGATGTTCTTGATCTATTTTAAAATACTGGATTATATTCAACAATATGATCTTTAATTCTGATACTTGACTTTAatttataaataaaagttgtAGAAACTTTTGCATGTGCAAACATGTTGTTGTGTCTCATATTTCTGTGTTCTCAGAATATGGATGACACTGGCAAAATTGCAATTTTGCCCATTCTTCATTGACCTTAGAAAGTGATGGACCATCTTGAACTGCTCCAGCTCTTATGGTGATGGCACTCTAATGATGGTGCTGATAGGCAAATTATTTGGCTGAGtggtagcactttcacctctAGTCTGAAGTTCATGTGTGCTCAAGTCCAGAGGTACCACCTTTTAGATGAGACTTTACACTGGGGAGTCACCTGCTTATTTAAATAGATGTAATAAGTCCCCTTAGTTGCAACTTGAAGAAGTCAATTCCCTGGTATTCTGGCTAACATGCAACCCCAAACCAATACATAAGGAAAAATCAGTGTCAGCATAAAGAGGCACTTTACTGTCACTTAGGTTGACAGAAACCATTGAGACAAGGTTGACTTTGCATCTATCCCTTGCTGAATCTGTCCTGGAAATATTTTGGAGCCGCTTCTAAGTGAATTTCGAACAGCCTCAGATTTGCATCAACATCAAGTGGCAAAGCAAAACAGGAGTGAAACCCCAAACTGACCCCCAAGCACACTGGAATGAAATGGTGTGAGTGCACCTCCATGGGAATAATTCACACTGGCTCGAGTTTACAGTCAGCGGTGTAACTCCAGCCTGGTATAGGTTGTCCTTTTGAACTGCTCCTTGAACCTTGGGAGCACTTCAGAGGCTTACTTTGCGATGTTTTTAATGTATATACTGCACTCCACACCCCGAACATTAAAAATTAGCTATTCAGGGAGCAGAAGTCTGAATCCAAGCACATACGTAATATACAAACCTCCTTTGTCACGGACCTCAGAATAACTTGGGTCTTCAAAATTGCACTTTACACTGCACAGACACTAGTTTGAAAGTGTACAATTGGAGTATAACTGCAGAAATGGTCCACTCACTGGCCCTAACATTCCCCACCTTTAAAAGCTGCATAATCGCTACTCGTTACCCTGCTGCTTTCATATTCGCACATAAAGTTAAAGCTCATCAGATTCTTTACACGAGACACACACATTATACCTACCTAACAATATTAGCAAAGTATGGAACATCTTTGTCCAGATTCTTATGGTCAAGTGGTTTCATGATGGCTTCCTGTTAAAGGAAAGATAGACAGGGACCTGCAGTCAATATCTATTAGAACAACAGCTGAAAGGAATAGTCCATTCTCTAATTTTGTCCAGGGTTAGCAGTTGTGTTAGGGCCATTTTATAACCTTGCgagggtggggagagatggtCATTTACAATTTCCCCCACCCAAGTGGTAATAAGGCACAGTGAATTGCCCACTCGTTATAGCGACTAGAATTCTTCAATTTAATCATCACCTGCATATGCTCCTTTAGTTCTGTGAGGTTGATCACCATCCCAGTTGATGGATTCACCTGAAATACACATGAAATGGTTGAACGGAGGTGAAGTTAGATTCCCCACCCAGcaggaagattggacagaatcaCTTTCATTCTACGGTGGCTTCTTTCGACACAACAGTCTCAATCCAGTGATGTTTTGAAAGAGGAAGATTGAACTTCAATTAATTTAATTCCATCAAAGTGAAAAAATATTTCTAGAATTTAATCTTCGCACTACCACAGGTGATAGAAAATAACTATCTCCCCTGGTCTGCCATTTATAATGGTTCAACCACTGACATTAAAGTAAGTGATATTACAGTAATAAATCTACAAAAAAACATAAAATAGTTTTATTATGGAAGTGATTCTAAACTGCAAATTAAAATAATTTAGCTTAAGCACTTACATTTTTCTCACCGCCTCATGATTTTCCTCattctcatttttatttttttcactaTTCTGGTTCAATTTAAATGTTACTTTTTCCTGTCTATTTAAATGTAATTATCTTTTCTATATgttattttcctttcttttatAAAAAGACACATTTAAATCTTTTCCCTAGCCTCTTTCCATTGAATCAGGCGATTAAAAATCCAGCCTTTTGATGTGACTGAGCCAATCCCAGTACTTCTGTACtgaaaacaaaaatagttgggtAGTCCCCACTCTCGATGCTTTCCTCTAAACCCTCGCCAATGTATTTAGTGCAAGTTATC contains:
- the pts gene encoding 6-pyruvoyl tetrahydrobiopterin synthase — protein: MEVKASRTVLITRVESFSAAHHLHSKCLSAEENKRIFGKCNNPNGHGHNYKVEVTVRGEVNPSTGMVINLTELKEHMQEAIMKPLDHKNLDKDVPYFANIVSTTENVAIFIWDKLQKRLPPNLLYEVKVYETDKNIVIYRGE